In Streptomyces capitiformicae, one genomic interval encodes:
- a CDS encoding phage gp6-like head-tail connector protein, whose translation MPFDLGDTVRLAADSKDAGGTLANAATVGLTITLPDGTTATPAVTNPPSVTGQYTVDYTSVQAGRHSVRWVFTTPNSAYTDSFDVREAISPAILSLADAKAHLNIAATITTHDDELRGWIEAITHLVQQYTGICARGTVVEDHDIQPSGTRVLTLRRTPVISLTSVTAILTGGTSYTIADLDTDTRMGIVRRLDGGYLYGPLRITYVAGRSVIPANITSAGKIILQHLWRTQYGASRAGSAIGGGEDFSVTEPIAGFGYAIPNRALQLLEPHRLPPGVA comes from the coding sequence ATGCCGTTCGACCTCGGCGACACGGTGCGTCTGGCCGCTGATTCGAAGGACGCGGGCGGCACGCTCGCCAACGCCGCGACGGTGGGTCTGACCATCACCCTGCCGGATGGCACCACCGCCACCCCGGCCGTGACGAACCCCCCGTCCGTCACCGGCCAGTACACCGTCGACTACACCTCCGTGCAGGCTGGCCGCCATTCGGTGCGGTGGGTGTTCACCACGCCCAACAGTGCATATACCGACAGCTTTGATGTGCGGGAGGCGATATCTCCGGCGATCCTGTCGCTCGCCGACGCCAAGGCGCACCTGAACATCGCTGCCACGATCACGACGCACGATGACGAACTGCGAGGCTGGATCGAGGCAATCACTCACCTGGTGCAGCAGTACACCGGCATCTGCGCACGCGGCACCGTCGTGGAGGACCACGATATCCAGCCGTCCGGTACCCGCGTACTGACACTGCGCCGAACCCCCGTCATCTCACTGACGTCGGTGACTGCGATCCTCACCGGGGGCACCAGCTACACGATCGCCGACTTGGACACGGATACCCGGATGGGTATCGTGCGGCGCCTGGACGGCGGGTACCTGTACGGACCGCTGCGCATCACCTACGTGGCTGGCCGTTCCGTGATCCCGGCGAACATCACCTCCGCAGGGAAGATCATCCTTCAGCATCTGTGGCGCACCCAGTACGGGGCATCGCGGGCGGGTTCGGCGATCGGCGGCGGCGAGGACTTCAGCGTCACCGAGCCGATCGCGGGGTTCGGCTACGCGATCCCGAACAGGGCGTTGCAGCTCTTGGAGCCGCATCGTCTGCCGCCGGGGGTGGCGTAG
- a CDS encoding HK97 family phage prohead protease → MGTLHPASRDLERSAPFTFARADEDGKGDGQTLTGYAAVFGQETEIDSWEGHFTESIRKGAFRKTIRESTPVMQFDHGRHPLIGSLPIGSIADLREDDQGLFVEGRITDNWLMQPVRDAIAEKTVNGMSFRFEVVREEWRDVNGKLVKPEEVLDLLWMPGDRGPLRRELIELKCRELGPVVFPAYAGTEVSVRARGMAHELCRSDDMTRQIRQSLARDAALPQVPEDPELRREVAAALLFDREDAPPAAGHPSPTARTLIDAEVTAQAAASAVTTTDGAPLEREHPPATPDAPPPDGHPSAPENAMSERLRSDIREIAALMKTRLAPIVEDTN, encoded by the coding sequence ATGGGCACCCTGCATCCCGCGTCGCGTGACCTTGAGCGGTCCGCGCCGTTCACCTTCGCCCGCGCCGACGAGGACGGTAAGGGCGACGGCCAGACACTGACCGGCTACGCGGCCGTGTTCGGCCAGGAAACCGAGATCGACTCGTGGGAAGGGCACTTCACCGAGTCGATCCGTAAGGGCGCGTTCCGTAAGACGATCCGCGAGTCCACGCCGGTGATGCAGTTCGACCACGGTCGGCACCCGCTCATCGGGTCGCTGCCCATCGGCTCGATCGCCGACCTGCGGGAGGACGACCAGGGCCTCTTTGTGGAGGGCCGGATCACGGACAACTGGTTGATGCAGCCGGTCCGTGACGCCATCGCAGAGAAGACCGTGAACGGCATGTCGTTCCGGTTTGAGGTGGTGCGCGAGGAGTGGCGCGACGTCAACGGCAAGCTGGTGAAGCCGGAGGAGGTTCTCGACCTGCTGTGGATGCCCGGTGACCGGGGGCCGCTCAGGCGAGAGCTGATCGAGCTGAAGTGCCGCGAGCTGGGTCCCGTCGTATTTCCGGCCTACGCCGGAACCGAGGTGTCCGTGAGGGCCCGCGGCATGGCGCACGAGTTGTGCCGCAGCGACGACATGACCCGGCAGATTCGTCAGTCCCTTGCCCGGGATGCCGCGCTGCCGCAGGTACCCGAGGATCCGGAGCTGCGGCGCGAAGTCGCGGCGGCTCTGCTGTTCGACCGTGAGGACGCGCCGCCCGCCGCAGGGCACCCGTCCCCGACGGCGAGGACCTTGATCGACGCTGAAGTGACGGCCCAGGCCGCTGCTTCGGCCGTGACGACCACAGATGGCGCGCCGCTCGAACGGGAGCACCCGCCAGCAACTCCTGACGCGCCGCCCCCCGATGGGCACCCGTCGGCACCCGAAAACGCCATGTCAGAGCGGCTCAGGAGCGATATCCGCGAGATCGCGGCGCTCATGAAGACCCGCCTGGCGCCCATCGTGGAGGACACGAACTGA
- a CDS encoding phage tail tube protein has protein sequence MAIGSGLGSQLGIAAESAYGTFVAPTKFYEFTKENLQLKKTTAQSQGMAAGRLVALSSRRVVTQKEVQGSIDLEVTNKSFGLPLQALMGTTVTPVQQGATTAYLQTHTLADTAGKSLSIQKGVPLTSGTVADYSATGCKVTSAEFSCEVGGMLTSTFEFDGKTVSEAETLAAASYPLMSPFHFGQMVVKLGTFGAETSLDGIRKVSVKIERPLAVDRFYAGASGLKAEPISNDLVKISGSLEADFVAATLADLFVSDAARSLVWEFNGDLIEGAHNYLFRVTLPAIHIDDEPPSIDGPEVIRTTFNFTGLYDGTNANKIEYKSTDVTL, from the coding sequence ATGGCCATCGGATCCGGGCTCGGCTCCCAGCTCGGCATCGCCGCGGAGAGCGCTTACGGAACTTTTGTCGCGCCGACGAAGTTCTACGAGTTCACCAAAGAGAACCTGCAGCTCAAGAAGACGACGGCCCAGAGCCAGGGCATGGCCGCCGGCCGCCTGGTGGCGTTGTCGTCGCGGCGCGTGGTGACGCAGAAGGAAGTGCAGGGCTCGATCGACCTGGAGGTCACCAACAAGAGCTTCGGGCTGCCGCTGCAGGCTCTGATGGGGACGACGGTCACGCCGGTCCAGCAGGGTGCGACGACCGCCTACCTGCAGACTCACACGCTGGCGGACACGGCCGGGAAGAGCCTCAGTATCCAGAAGGGCGTGCCGCTCACTAGCGGGACGGTTGCCGACTACTCGGCGACGGGCTGCAAGGTCACCTCGGCGGAGTTCAGTTGCGAGGTCGGCGGCATGTTGACGTCGACCTTCGAGTTCGACGGCAAGACCGTGTCGGAGGCGGAGACCCTGGCGGCGGCGTCGTATCCGCTCATGAGCCCGTTCCATTTCGGGCAGATGGTCGTCAAGCTCGGCACGTTCGGCGCGGAGACCAGCTTGGACGGTATCCGCAAGGTGAGTGTGAAGATTGAACGTCCGCTCGCGGTAGACCGCTTCTACGCAGGCGCGTCGGGACTGAAGGCTGAGCCGATCTCGAACGACCTGGTGAAGATCTCCGGTTCGCTGGAGGCGGACTTCGTCGCCGCCACACTCGCGGACCTGTTCGTGTCCGACGCCGCGCGCAGCTTGGTGTGGGAGTTCAACGGCGACCTGATTGAGGGCGCCCACAACTACCTGTTCCGGGTGACGCTCCCGGCTATCCACATCGACGACGAGCCGCCGTCCATCGACGGCCCCGAGGTCATCCGCACGACGTTCAACTTCACCGGCCTGTACGACGGCACCAACGCCAACAAGATCGAATACAAGTCGACCGACGTAACGCTGTGA
- a CDS encoding phage major capsid protein, translating into MELSHQQAVIRLNDIQTELERLGEKDELTVDDEQLFDELTREFGEVDTHRRQLERKAALERVRTATTATVRGPAALKIQRGTPVNPSDGYDLDPILNPDSVEDARFRNPWDLSQVRTFDRPKAEVGRELRARALSAIEKMPGTRDAVRAAATNILERWDDRDASIARLCLATSSPEYLRAWSKVASGRAHMVTPDEQRALERAMSLTDNQGGYLVPFQLDPTVIITSDGSRNQIRQVARKVVATGDVWNGVSSGQVNWSWDAEATEVSDDSTTWGQPTVPIHKAAGFVPISIEALEDEANVTSEVARLLAFGRDDLEAAAFVTGTGSGQPTGIVTALTGTSSEINAATDGTFALADVYALDDALPARYRANASWLANRAIYNDIRQFDTSGGAALWERLGADVPNQLLGRPAYEAEDMDGSITAAATNFVLVYGDFTNYVIADRIGMTVEFIPHLFHTSNNRPSGQRGWYAYYRVGADSVNDGAFRMLDV; encoded by the coding sequence ATGGAGCTTTCCCACCAGCAGGCGGTGATCCGCCTCAACGACATCCAGACCGAGCTCGAGCGGCTCGGCGAGAAGGACGAGCTGACCGTCGATGACGAGCAGCTCTTCGACGAGCTGACGCGGGAGTTCGGTGAGGTTGACACCCACCGCCGTCAGCTGGAGCGCAAGGCCGCGCTGGAGCGGGTTCGCACGGCGACCACGGCCACAGTGCGCGGTCCGGCCGCACTGAAGATCCAGCGCGGCACGCCGGTCAACCCGTCCGACGGCTACGACCTGGACCCGATCCTCAACCCCGACTCGGTGGAGGACGCCCGGTTCCGTAACCCGTGGGACCTGTCCCAGGTTCGCACGTTCGACCGACCCAAGGCCGAGGTGGGGCGGGAGCTGCGGGCGCGCGCCCTGTCGGCGATCGAGAAGATGCCCGGCACCCGGGACGCGGTGCGCGCCGCGGCCACCAACATCCTGGAGCGCTGGGACGACCGGGACGCCAGCATCGCCCGCCTGTGCCTGGCCACGTCCAGCCCCGAGTACCTGCGGGCCTGGTCGAAGGTGGCCTCCGGCCGGGCGCACATGGTGACGCCGGACGAGCAGCGGGCCCTGGAGCGGGCCATGAGTCTGACGGACAACCAGGGCGGCTACCTGGTGCCGTTCCAGCTCGATCCCACCGTGATCATCACCTCTGACGGCTCCCGCAACCAGATCCGGCAGGTTGCCCGTAAGGTCGTCGCGACCGGCGACGTGTGGAACGGCGTCTCCTCGGGCCAGGTCAACTGGTCGTGGGACGCGGAAGCCACCGAGGTCTCCGACGACTCGACGACCTGGGGTCAGCCGACCGTGCCGATCCACAAGGCTGCGGGCTTCGTTCCCATCTCCATCGAGGCGCTGGAGGACGAAGCCAACGTCACCAGCGAAGTGGCGCGGCTGCTGGCGTTCGGCCGAGACGACCTGGAGGCCGCCGCGTTCGTCACCGGCACCGGCTCCGGCCAGCCCACCGGCATTGTCACCGCGCTCACCGGCACGTCCAGTGAGATCAACGCGGCGACCGACGGCACCTTCGCGCTGGCGGACGTGTACGCCCTCGATGACGCGTTGCCGGCCCGCTACCGGGCGAACGCTTCGTGGCTGGCGAACCGGGCGATCTACAACGACATCCGTCAGTTCGACACCTCCGGTGGCGCCGCGCTGTGGGAGCGTCTCGGCGCGGACGTGCCCAACCAGCTCCTGGGGCGTCCGGCCTACGAGGCTGAGGACATGGACGGATCGATCACCGCGGCGGCCACGAACTTCGTGCTCGTCTACGGCGACTTCACGAACTACGTGATCGCTGACCGGATCGGCATGACGGTCGAGTTCATCCCGCATCTGTTCCACACCTCCAACAACCGGCCGTCCGGTCAGCGCGGCTGGTACGCCTACTACCGCGTCGGTGCCGACTCGGTGAACGACGGCGCGTTCCGGATGCTCGACGTCTGA
- a CDS encoding phage portal protein yields the protein MQQTMPGQAEERIPNDFTGFATRAVTNGVLFSCLSVRQLVFSAARFQWQRLNNGRPSEMFGTADLRLLEEPWVGGTTQDLLSKVLWDADLAGNSYWAAPEGELVRMRPDWVDIVLEPRQFRGGQLGWRRLGYVYQEGGRGSGADPVPFFPEEVAHFAPTPDPLAAFRGMSWMTPIMREVGNDNAMNTHKKRFMENAATPNMVVTLAREVAPEAFEKFVAKMDAGHRGVDNAYKTMYLGGGADVTVVGKDFQQLDFAKVQGAGETRIAAAAGVPPVIVGLSEGLQAATYSNYSQARRRFADGTIHPLWQNVAGSFARLVMPPGGGSGSVRLWYDSRDVPFLREDRKDAAEIASRQAQTIRALVDAGFTPDSVQRAVDAEDWSLLEHTGLYSVQLQPPGTTAPPAPQTPTEEGT from the coding sequence GTGCAGCAGACGATGCCGGGTCAGGCGGAGGAGCGGATCCCGAACGACTTCACGGGGTTCGCGACTCGGGCTGTGACAAACGGGGTGCTGTTCTCATGCCTGTCTGTGCGGCAGTTGGTGTTCTCGGCGGCCCGCTTCCAGTGGCAGCGCCTGAACAACGGCCGGCCGTCGGAGATGTTCGGCACTGCGGATCTGCGCCTGCTGGAAGAGCCTTGGGTGGGGGGCACCACGCAGGATCTTTTGTCGAAGGTGCTGTGGGATGCGGATCTGGCCGGTAACTCGTACTGGGCGGCGCCGGAGGGCGAGCTGGTGCGGATGCGCCCGGACTGGGTGGACATCGTGCTTGAGCCGCGCCAGTTCCGGGGCGGACAGTTGGGGTGGCGCCGACTCGGCTACGTCTACCAGGAAGGCGGCCGAGGCTCGGGCGCGGATCCGGTGCCGTTCTTCCCTGAGGAAGTGGCGCACTTCGCGCCCACCCCTGACCCGCTCGCGGCCTTTCGCGGCATGTCATGGATGACGCCGATCATGCGCGAGGTCGGCAACGACAATGCGATGAATACGCACAAGAAGCGGTTCATGGAGAACGCCGCGACACCGAACATGGTCGTCACCCTCGCCCGCGAGGTCGCGCCGGAGGCTTTCGAGAAGTTCGTGGCCAAGATGGACGCCGGCCACCGCGGTGTCGACAACGCCTACAAGACCATGTATCTCGGCGGCGGCGCCGACGTGACGGTGGTCGGCAAGGACTTCCAGCAACTCGACTTCGCCAAGGTGCAGGGGGCCGGCGAAACCCGCATTGCGGCTGCCGCCGGTGTCCCTCCGGTGATTGTGGGGCTGTCGGAGGGCTTGCAGGCCGCCACGTACTCCAACTACTCGCAGGCCCGCCGCCGGTTCGCAGACGGCACGATCCACCCGCTGTGGCAGAACGTCGCCGGCAGCTTCGCGCGGCTGGTGATGCCGCCCGGTGGCGGCTCGGGTTCGGTGCGGCTCTGGTACGACTCCCGCGACGTGCCGTTCCTTCGGGAGGACCGCAAGGACGCTGCGGAGATCGCCTCTCGGCAGGCGCAGACAATCCGGGCTCTCGTGGACGCCGGATTCACGCCCGACTCTGTGCAGCGGGCCGTCGACGCCGAGGACTGGTCGCTGCTCGAACACACCGGCCTCTACTCCGTTCAGCTACAGCCCCCTGGGACAACCGCGCCCCCGGCCCCGCAGACACCTACCGAGGAGGGGACCTGA